In Leopardus geoffroyi isolate Oge1 chromosome D1, O.geoffroyi_Oge1_pat1.0, whole genome shotgun sequence, a single window of DNA contains:
- the UBE2L6 gene encoding ubiquitin/ISG15-conjugating enzyme E2 L6 isoform X1 produces MRSSGSGRRSDGGGLGRPATGLRWHLKQSVLTHGKGVPAAAWKRRWGCRATRDLRRQSYNLGPGWTHRRRAPGGSPPGARRPPAGTRDKQRRALPGPPHPRPRARARARVTGAQPSARAGGNPSPLRCGGVAGGVALGGVAGGGALRVRWPAEVLLLRSEAPAPGSPHARSRDVCQQAGGEGRKALKTVYSQVVTSGSSDLHLPPTQYLQSLELESLQAKLPRYLRNLFSHDADVLVWHALLLPEKPPYNLKAFHLRINFPEDYPFKPPTVTFTTRIYHPNVGHNGEVCLPIISKENWSPYTKTCQVLEALNVLVNRPDLGQPVRLELADLLKQDPELFHREAREFTLKYGVDRPS; encoded by the exons ATGCGCTCCAGCGGCTCAGGGCGGCGGTCTGACGGCGGAGGCCTCGGGCGACCTGCGACCGGGCTGCGCTGGCACCTCAAGCAGTCCGTGCTGACTCACGGAAAGGGTGTCCCGGCGGCGGCATGGAAGCGCCGGTGGGGATGCCGGGCCACGCGCGACCTCCGGCGGCAGAGCTACAATCTAGGACCCGGATGGACGCACCGGCGCCGCGCCCCCGGGGGCTCGCCGCCCGGTGCACGGCGCCCCCCAGCGGGCACGAGGGACAAGCAACGCCGCGCGCTCCCGGGCCCGCCGCACCCccggccgcgcgcgcgcgcgcgcgcgcgggtcACGGGAGCCCAGCCCTCCGCGCGGGCAGGCGGGAACCCGAGTCCTCTGCGCTGCGGGGGCGTGGCTGGGGGCGTGGCGCTTGGGGGCGTGGCTGGGGGCGGTGCGCTCCGAGTCCGCTGGCCGGCCGAGGTCCTGTTGCTGCGCTCGGAAGCCCCCGCGCCCGGAAGCCCCCACGCTCGGTCCCGAGATGTCTGCCAGCAAGCGGGTGGCGAAG GAAGAAAGGCTCTGAAGACAGTTTACTCCCAAGTGGTAACATCTGGAAGCAGCGATCTgcaccttcctcccacccagtACCTACAGAGCTTG GAGCTGGAGAGTCTCCAGGCAAAGCTTCCCCGGTACCTACGGAACCTGTTCAGCCATGATGCCGATGTCCTGGTGTGGCACGCCCTCCTCCTGCCT GAGAAGCCACCCTACAACCTCAAGGCTTTCCACCTGCGCATCAACTTCCCTGAGGACTATCCGTTCAAGCCCCCTACGGTGACATTCACCACCAGGATCTACCACCCCAACGTGGGCCACAACGGAGAGGTTTGCCTGCCCATCATCAGCAAGGAGAACTGGAGTCCTTACACCAAGACCTGCCAAG TCTTGGAGGCCCTCAACGTGCTGGTGAACAGACCAGACCTGGGGCAGCCGGTCCGGTTGGAGCTCGCAGACCTACTGAAGCAAGATCCGGAGCTGTTCCACAGGGAGGCCAGGGAGTTCACCCTCAAGTATGGAGTCGACCGGCCCTCCTAA
- the UBE2L6 gene encoding ubiquitin/ISG15-conjugating enzyme E2 L6 isoform X3 — MSASKRVAKELESLQAKLPRYLRNLFSHDADVLVWHALLLPEKPPYNLKAFHLRINFPEDYPFKPPTVTFTTRIYHPNVGHNGEVCLPIISKENWSPYTKTCQVLEALNVLVNRPDLGQPVRLELADLLKQDPELFHREAREFTLKYGVDRPS; from the exons ATGTCTGCCAGCAAGCGGGTGGCGAAG GAGCTGGAGAGTCTCCAGGCAAAGCTTCCCCGGTACCTACGGAACCTGTTCAGCCATGATGCCGATGTCCTGGTGTGGCACGCCCTCCTCCTGCCT GAGAAGCCACCCTACAACCTCAAGGCTTTCCACCTGCGCATCAACTTCCCTGAGGACTATCCGTTCAAGCCCCCTACGGTGACATTCACCACCAGGATCTACCACCCCAACGTGGGCCACAACGGAGAGGTTTGCCTGCCCATCATCAGCAAGGAGAACTGGAGTCCTTACACCAAGACCTGCCAAG TCTTGGAGGCCCTCAACGTGCTGGTGAACAGACCAGACCTGGGGCAGCCGGTCCGGTTGGAGCTCGCAGACCTACTGAAGCAAGATCCGGAGCTGTTCCACAGGGAGGCCAGGGAGTTCACCCTCAAGTATGGAGTCGACCGGCCCTCCTAA
- the SMTNL1 gene encoding smoothelin-like protein 1 isoform X2 translates to MEQKEGEPSKDGTTVSPAAEAPVTQGGGASAEKEAKATVEKILKEGPPERALAEASTSAEFQGEANGWDEVKVEAKGEAELHKEGGGKEEITAAPQETADGKEETQLDPKEAKEGQETTPASEKQQADEKQAEPESREEAHVSEEAKAEPKQATGEREAETGAEEADGKEGATAASQEESDKPEGPAAEAQGKAGAPEAGSDSETKAAVEEEEAEAEPQEADVKEAESGGPQEEQDQGVERESEEGAGVIPSSPEEWLESPTEEGSGLSPGGLGPDTAAASGETSPSASESSPSDAPPTPTEPPPSQEKKKEKAPERRVSAPARPRGPRAQNRKAIVDKFGGAASGPTALFRNTKAAGAAIGSVKNMLLEWCRAMTRNYEHVDIQNFSSSWSSGMAFCALIHKFFPDAFDYAALEPSQRRHNLTLAFSTAEKLADCAQLLEVDDMVRLAVPDSKCVYTYIQELYRSLVQKGLVKTKKK, encoded by the exons ATGGAGCAGAAGGAAGGGGAGCCCTCCAAGGACGGGACCACTGTCTCCCCAGCCGCAGAGGCCCCGGTGACGCAGGGAGGTGGAGCCTCTGCAGAAAAGGAGGCCAAAGCCACAGTGGAGAAGATCCTCAAAGAGGGGCCTCCGGAAAGAGCACTGGCCGAGGCCAGCACGTCAGCTGAATTTCAAGGGGAAGCAAACGGGTGGGATGAGGTCAAGGTGGAAGCCAAAGGGGAGGCAGAACTTCACAAGGAGGGCGGCGGGAAGGAAGAGATCACGGCGGCTCCTCAGGAGACCGCTGATGGGAAGGAAGAGACCCAGCTTGACCCCAAGGAGGCCAAGGAAGGGCAGGAGACCACGCCGGCCTCCGAGAAGCAGCAGGCTGACGAGAAGCAGGCCGAGCCTGAATCTAGGGAGGAAGCCCACGTGAGTGAGGAGGCCAAGGCTGAGCCCAAGCAGGCCACTGGGGAGCGGGAGGCCGAGACTGGGGCCGAGGAGGCTGATGGGAAGGAGGGGGCCACAGCGGCCTCTCAGGAGGAGAGCGACAAGCCCGAGGGGCCTGCAGCGGAAGCTCAAGGGAAAGCGGGTGCCCCAGAGGCCGGGTCGGACTCGGAGACGAAGGCTGctgtggaagaggaggaggccgAGGCTGAGCCTCAGGAGGCTGACGTGAAGGAGGCG GAGTCAGGTGGTCCCCAGGAAGAGCAGGACCAGGGTGTGGAGAGAGAGTCggaggaaggagcaggagtgATTCCCAGCTCCCCCGAGGAGTGGCTCGAGAGCCCCACGGAGGAGGGCAGTGGCCTCAGCCCAG gtGGGTTGGGTCCAGACACCGCAGCAGCTTCAGGAGAGACCAGTCCTTCGGCCAG TGAGTCTTCACCCAGCGATGCGCCCCCGACTCCCACGGAGCCCCCTCCCTcacaggagaagaagaaagagaaggcaccGGAGCGCAGGGTGTCGGCCCCTGCCCGGCCCCGGGGGCCCCGCGCACAGAACCGCAAAGCCATCGTGGACAAGTTCGGAGG gGCAGCCTCGGGCCCCACGGCCCTGTTTCGAAACACGAAGGCAGCAGGGGCAGCCATTGGCAGTGTCAAGAACATGCTCTTGGAGTGGTGCCGGGCCATGACCAGAAACTACGAG CATGTGGACATCCAGAACTTCTCCTCCAGCTGGAGCAGTGGCATGGCCTTCTGCGCCCTCATCCACAAGTTCTTCCCCGATGCCTTCGACTACGCTGCCCTGGAGCCCTCACAGCGCCGACACAACCTCACCCTGGCCTTCTCTACTGCTGA gAAACTGGCCGACTGTGCCCAGCTGCTGGAGGTGGACGACATGGTGCGGCTGGCGGTGCCCGACTCCAAGTGCGTCTACACCTACATCCAGGAGCTGTACCGCAGCCTGGTGCAGAAGGGACTGGTGAAGACCAAGAAGAAATGA
- the UBE2L6 gene encoding ubiquitin/ISG15-conjugating enzyme E2 L6 isoform X2, with protein MSASKRVAKKKKRRKALKTVYSQVVTSGSSDLHLPPTQYLQSLELESLQAKLPRYLRNLFSHDADVLVWHALLLPEKPPYNLKAFHLRINFPEDYPFKPPTVTFTTRIYHPNVGHNGEVCLPIISKENWSPYTKTCQVLEALNVLVNRPDLGQPVRLELADLLKQDPELFHREAREFTLKYGVDRPS; from the exons ATGTCTGCCAGCAAGCGGGTGGCGAAG aaaaaaaaaa GAAGAAAGGCTCTGAAGACAGTTTACTCCCAAGTGGTAACATCTGGAAGCAGCGATCTgcaccttcctcccacccagtACCTACAGAGCTTG GAGCTGGAGAGTCTCCAGGCAAAGCTTCCCCGGTACCTACGGAACCTGTTCAGCCATGATGCCGATGTCCTGGTGTGGCACGCCCTCCTCCTGCCT GAGAAGCCACCCTACAACCTCAAGGCTTTCCACCTGCGCATCAACTTCCCTGAGGACTATCCGTTCAAGCCCCCTACGGTGACATTCACCACCAGGATCTACCACCCCAACGTGGGCCACAACGGAGAGGTTTGCCTGCCCATCATCAGCAAGGAGAACTGGAGTCCTTACACCAAGACCTGCCAAG TCTTGGAGGCCCTCAACGTGCTGGTGAACAGACCAGACCTGGGGCAGCCGGTCCGGTTGGAGCTCGCAGACCTACTGAAGCAAGATCCGGAGCTGTTCCACAGGGAGGCCAGGGAGTTCACCCTCAAGTATGGAGTCGACCGGCCCTCCTAA
- the SMTNL1 gene encoding smoothelin-like protein 1 isoform X1, whose product MRWNRAPHQMEQKEGEPSKDGTTVSPAAEAPVTQGGGASAEKEAKATVEKILKEGPPERALAEASTSAEFQGEANGWDEVKVEAKGEAELHKEGGGKEEITAAPQETADGKEETQLDPKEAKEGQETTPASEKQQADEKQAEPESREEAHVSEEAKAEPKQATGEREAETGAEEADGKEGATAASQEESDKPEGPAAEAQGKAGAPEAGSDSETKAAVEEEEAEAEPQEADVKEAESGGPQEEQDQGVERESEEGAGVIPSSPEEWLESPTEEGSGLSPGGLGPDTAAASGETSPSASESSPSDAPPTPTEPPPSQEKKKEKAPERRVSAPARPRGPRAQNRKAIVDKFGGAASGPTALFRNTKAAGAAIGSVKNMLLEWCRAMTRNYEHVDIQNFSSSWSSGMAFCALIHKFFPDAFDYAALEPSQRRHNLTLAFSTAEKLADCAQLLEVDDMVRLAVPDSKCVYTYIQELYRSLVQKGLVKTKKK is encoded by the exons ATGAGGTGGAACAGGGCCCCACACC AGATGGAGCAGAAGGAAGGGGAGCCCTCCAAGGACGGGACCACTGTCTCCCCAGCCGCAGAGGCCCCGGTGACGCAGGGAGGTGGAGCCTCTGCAGAAAAGGAGGCCAAAGCCACAGTGGAGAAGATCCTCAAAGAGGGGCCTCCGGAAAGAGCACTGGCCGAGGCCAGCACGTCAGCTGAATTTCAAGGGGAAGCAAACGGGTGGGATGAGGTCAAGGTGGAAGCCAAAGGGGAGGCAGAACTTCACAAGGAGGGCGGCGGGAAGGAAGAGATCACGGCGGCTCCTCAGGAGACCGCTGATGGGAAGGAAGAGACCCAGCTTGACCCCAAGGAGGCCAAGGAAGGGCAGGAGACCACGCCGGCCTCCGAGAAGCAGCAGGCTGACGAGAAGCAGGCCGAGCCTGAATCTAGGGAGGAAGCCCACGTGAGTGAGGAGGCCAAGGCTGAGCCCAAGCAGGCCACTGGGGAGCGGGAGGCCGAGACTGGGGCCGAGGAGGCTGATGGGAAGGAGGGGGCCACAGCGGCCTCTCAGGAGGAGAGCGACAAGCCCGAGGGGCCTGCAGCGGAAGCTCAAGGGAAAGCGGGTGCCCCAGAGGCCGGGTCGGACTCGGAGACGAAGGCTGctgtggaagaggaggaggccgAGGCTGAGCCTCAGGAGGCTGACGTGAAGGAGGCG GAGTCAGGTGGTCCCCAGGAAGAGCAGGACCAGGGTGTGGAGAGAGAGTCggaggaaggagcaggagtgATTCCCAGCTCCCCCGAGGAGTGGCTCGAGAGCCCCACGGAGGAGGGCAGTGGCCTCAGCCCAG gtGGGTTGGGTCCAGACACCGCAGCAGCTTCAGGAGAGACCAGTCCTTCGGCCAG TGAGTCTTCACCCAGCGATGCGCCCCCGACTCCCACGGAGCCCCCTCCCTcacaggagaagaagaaagagaaggcaccGGAGCGCAGGGTGTCGGCCCCTGCCCGGCCCCGGGGGCCCCGCGCACAGAACCGCAAAGCCATCGTGGACAAGTTCGGAGG gGCAGCCTCGGGCCCCACGGCCCTGTTTCGAAACACGAAGGCAGCAGGGGCAGCCATTGGCAGTGTCAAGAACATGCTCTTGGAGTGGTGCCGGGCCATGACCAGAAACTACGAG CATGTGGACATCCAGAACTTCTCCTCCAGCTGGAGCAGTGGCATGGCCTTCTGCGCCCTCATCCACAAGTTCTTCCCCGATGCCTTCGACTACGCTGCCCTGGAGCCCTCACAGCGCCGACACAACCTCACCCTGGCCTTCTCTACTGCTGA gAAACTGGCCGACTGTGCCCAGCTGCTGGAGGTGGACGACATGGTGCGGCTGGCGGTGCCCGACTCCAAGTGCGTCTACACCTACATCCAGGAGCTGTACCGCAGCCTGGTGCAGAAGGGACTGGTGAAGACCAAGAAGAAATGA
- the UBE2L6 gene encoding ubiquitin/ISG15-conjugating enzyme E2 L6 isoform X4 translates to MSASKRVAKEKPPYNLKAFHLRINFPEDYPFKPPTVTFTTRIYHPNVGHNGEVCLPIISKENWSPYTKTCQVLEALNVLVNRPDLGQPVRLELADLLKQDPELFHREAREFTLKYGVDRPS, encoded by the exons ATGTCTGCCAGCAAGCGGGTGGCGAAG GAGAAGCCACCCTACAACCTCAAGGCTTTCCACCTGCGCATCAACTTCCCTGAGGACTATCCGTTCAAGCCCCCTACGGTGACATTCACCACCAGGATCTACCACCCCAACGTGGGCCACAACGGAGAGGTTTGCCTGCCCATCATCAGCAAGGAGAACTGGAGTCCTTACACCAAGACCTGCCAAG TCTTGGAGGCCCTCAACGTGCTGGTGAACAGACCAGACCTGGGGCAGCCGGTCCGGTTGGAGCTCGCAGACCTACTGAAGCAAGATCCGGAGCTGTTCCACAGGGAGGCCAGGGAGTTCACCCTCAAGTATGGAGTCGACCGGCCCTCCTAA